In Phocoena phocoena chromosome 11, mPhoPho1.1, whole genome shotgun sequence, one DNA window encodes the following:
- the L3MBTL2 gene encoding lethal(3)malignant brain tumor-like protein 2, whose protein sequence is MEKTRGVEETSEPMEEEEEDDDLELFGGYDSFRSYNSSAGSESSSYLEESSEAENEDREAGELPTSPLHLLSPGTPRSVDGSGSEPAVCEMCGIVGTREAFFSKTKRFCSVSCSRSYSSNSKKASILARLQGKPPTKKAKVLHKAAWSAKIGAFLHSQGTGQLADGTPTGQDALVLGFDWGKFLKDHSYKAAPVSCFKHVPLYDQWEDVMKGMKVEVLNSDAVLPSRVYWIASVIQAAGYRVLLRYEGFENDASHDFWCNLGTVDVHPIGWCAINSKILVPPRTIHAKFTDWKGYLMKRLVGSRTLPVDFHIKMVESMKYPFRQGMRLEVVDKSQVSRTRMAVVDTVIGGRLRLLYEDGDSDDDFWCHMWSPLIHPVGWSRRVGHGIKLSERRSDMAHHPTFRKIYCDAVPYLFKKVRAVYTEGGWFEEGMKLEAIDPLNLGNICVATICKVLLDGYLMICVDGGPSTDGSDWFCYHASSHAIFPATFCQKNDIELTPPKGYEAHTFSWETYLEKTKAKAAPSRLFNTDCPNHGFKVGMKLEAVDLMEPRLICVATVKRVVHRLLSIHFDGWDSEYDQWVDCESPDIYPVGWCELTGYQLQPPVATEPTTPLKAKEATKKKKKQFGKKRKRVPPTKTRPLRQGSKKPLLEDDLQAAEKISSEPIPDEIITVRVKEEHLDVATPDKAPSPELPVPIENIKQETDD, encoded by the exons ATGGAGAAGACCCGGGGCGTCGAG GAGACTTCAGAACcaatggaggaggaagaggaagatgatgACTTGGAGCTCTTTGGTGGCTACGACAGTTTCCGGAGTTATAACAGCAGTGCGGGCAGTGAGAGCAGCTCCTACCTCGAGGAGTCAAGTGAAGCAGAAAATGAGGATCGGGAAGCAGGGGAGCTGCCCACCTCCCCCTTGCATTTGCTTAGCCCTGGGACTCCCCGCTCCGTGGATGGCAGTGGTTCTGAGCCAG CTGTCTGTGAGATGTGTGGTATCGTGGGTACGAGGGAAGCCTTCTTCTCCAAGACCAAGAGATTCTGCAGCGTCTCCTGTTCTAGGAGCTACTCCTCCAACTCCAAGAAAGCCAGTATCTTGGCTAGATTACAG GGAAAACCACCTACCAAGAAGGCCAAAGTCCTGCACAAAGCTGCCTGGTCTGCCAAAATTGGAGCCTTCCTCCATTCCCAAGGGACAGGACAACTCGCAGATGGGACACCAACAGGGCAGGACG CGCTGGTCTTGGGTTTCGACTGGGGGAAGTTCCTGAAGGATCACAGTTACAAGGCTGCTCCTGTCAGCTGCTTTAAACAC GTCCCACTCTATGACCAGTGGGAGGATGTGATGAAGGGGATGAAGGTGGAGGTGCTCAACAGCGATGCTGTGCTCCCCAGCCGTGTGTACTGGATCGCCTCGGTCATCCAGGCGGCAG gGTACCGGGTGCTGCTCCGGTATGAAGGCTTTGAAAATGACGCCAGCCATGACTTCTGGTGCAACCTGGGGACTGTGGATGTCCACCCCATCGGCTGGTGTGCCATCAACAGCAAGATCCTGGTGCCCCCGCGGA CCATTCATGCCAAGTTCACCGATTGGAAGGGCTACCTCATGAAACGGTTGGTGGGCTCCAGGACGCTTCCCGTGGATTTCCATATCAAG ATGGTGGAGAGCATGAAGTACCCCTTTCGGCAGGGCATGCGGCTGGAGGTGGTGGACAAGTCCCAGGTGTCACGGACCCGCATGGCTGTGGTGGACACGGTAATCGGGGGTCGCCTACGGCTTCTCTACGAGGATGGCGACAGCGATGATGACTTCTGGTGCCACATGTGGAGCCCCCTGATCCACCCAGTGGGTTGGTCAAGGCGTGTCGGCCATGGCATCAAGCTGTCAG AGAGGCGCAGCGACATGGCCCACCATCCCACTTTCCGGAAGATCTACTGTGATGCTGTTCCTTATCTGTTCAAGAAG GTTCGAGCTGTCTACACGGAAGGCGGTTGGTTTGAGGAGGGGATGAAACTGGAAGCCATTGACCCCCTGAATCTGGGCAACATCTGCGTGGCAACCATCTGCAAG GTCCTCCTGGATGGCTACCTGATGATCTGTGTGGACGGGGGGCCCTCCACAGATGGCTCAGACTGGTTCTGTTATCATGCCTCTTCCCACGCCATCTTCCCAGCCACCTTCTGCCAGAAGAATGACATTGAGCTCACACCCCCAAAAG GGTATGAGGCTCACACTTTCAGCTGGGAGACCTACTTGGAGAAGACCAAGGCGAAAGCAGCTCCATCAAGACTCTTCAACACG GACTGCCCCAACCATGGTTTCAAGGTGGGCATGAAGCTGGAGGCCGTGGACCTCATGGAGCCCCGGCTCATCTGTGTGGCCACTGTGAAGCGGGTGGTGCACCGTCTCCTCAGCATCCACTTTGATGGCTGGGACAGCGAGTATGACCAGTGGGTAGACTGTGAGTCCCCGGACATCTACCCCGTCGGCTGGTGTGAGCTCACCGGCTACCAGCTCCAGCCGCCCGTGGCCACAG AGCCCACCACGCCTCTGAAAGCCAAAGAggccacaaagaagaaaaagaaacagtttgGGAAGAAAA gaaaaagagtACCACCAACCAAGACCCGGCCCCTCAGACAGGGGTCCAAGAAGCCCCTGCTGGAGGACGACCTGCAGGCGGCAGAGAAGATCTCGTCGGAGCCCATTCCTGATGAGA TCATTACCGTGCGTGTAAAGGAAGAGCATCTCGACGTGGCCACGCCTGACAAGGCCCCGAGTCCAGAGCTGCCCGTTCCCATCGAGAACATCAAACAGGAGACAGATGACTGA